The Nitrospirota bacterium DNA segment AACAAAATGCCTGATAAAATTCTGTATCAAGTTCCGGTTTTGGTATAAATAGCCATAATAGTAGAAGTATGGGTATCGAAAAAACAAGTCTGAACCATGCAACAAGATATTCGTTATGTTCATGAAGAGCTTTCTTTGTAAGTGCATCACTTGTCGCGAGCGATAATGCTGAAATCAGTGATAAAATAACCCAATTGTATAGCATTTATAATAATACTATAAAAAATCACCAACGATAAAAATCGTCATCTCGAGTTTAAACAATGCAATCTCATCTCTTAATTCCCCCTTCGCTAAGGGGGGACTAAGGGGGGTGTATTCGAATATCGGTGAAATAAATCCGCTAAAATTTATGAATTAAGTGGGTTAGTATTTAAATAACTTTTTGCAACAATGTGATAGAATAAATTCAATAAAAGAAAGGCTCTGTTATGAAATACTTATTGATTATAAGTTTAATAATTGTAATCCTTTTTTCTATTACTGCATGCAAAGAAAAACCAAGAACACCTCTGGATGATTATGGTGATGCTTTATTAGATTCTTACAAAAGAGGACAGGATACAGAGGAAATAGCAAATCTGGATGCAGTGAAAAAGGCGGTAATGGTATATTATGCATCAAACGGTAAATATCCCCAGAGCTTAGAGGAAATAAAAGACCTTTTAAGCTCAGATATTGACCTTTCCCGTTATTCTTATAATTCTGAAAATGGTAAGGTTACTCTAAAAAATAGATAAACTTTACTTTGCAACTAAGTTTCAAGACCGGAATCATATTAGAAATATCAAATCCTTTACTTTCTTTTAAAAATATATTAAAATGATTAACTTCATAAGGAGGTGATGTTTTGGTTAAAATCAGACTTACACGATTAGGTGCTCATAAAAGACCTTTCTACAGAATAGTAGTAGCTGATTCACGCACAAGAAGAGATGGACCTTTTATTGAAATTCTCGGCACCTATGATCCATTAAAAGAACCGTCTGAGGTAAAACTTAATTTTGAAAAAACAAAGCTATGGTTACAGAAAGGAGCACAACCTACTGTTATCGTTAAAAAGCTTATGCAAAGGGCTGGCTTGTAAACAGTCCAAAACTCGCATGGAGGTGGAATATGATGAAAGAATTAGTAGAAAAGATGGCGAAGGCTCTGGTAGACAGACCAGAAGAAGTAAATGTAACAGAAGTTGATGGAGAAAAAACCACCGTATTTGAGTTAAGGGTGGCTCCGAGTGATCTGGGCAAGGTTATAGGCAAACAAGGAAAAACCGCTCGCGCTATGAGGACGATATTGAGTGCATCAGGTACAAAAATTGGTAAGCGCTGCGTACTTGAAATACTCGAATAATTAATATTAAGAATGTGCTCCTTCAGGGATAAATAATTTTTCTGATTTTTATCCCTGTATAGAATCTTACAGGATGAAAAGGGGTAGAAGGAAAATAACAGAGCCTTTTACCCCTTAATTTTTTTAAAATAATTATTAAATTTCGAATCCTAAAGTTTTCGTGAATCGTATAAATGAAATGCGATATAATTACAATATTCCCTGAAATATTCAATGCATATTTCAATGAGGGAATTATCAAAAGGGCTTTACAGAGAAAAATTATAGAAATCAATGTGCATAATCTTAGAGACTTTGCAACAGATAAACACAAGACTGTTGACGATTATCCATACGGTGGTGGGTCAGGAATGGTTATGAAACCAGAACCTTTCTTTGCTGCTGTTGAAGCTATATGTCCGGAACAGAGTGAACGTAGGGTCATAATGCTCAATCCTGCAGGAGATAAGTTCAGTCAGGATATGGCTTCTGCATTATCCCAAGAAAGTAAAAGACTTATATTTCTCTGCGGAAGATATGAGGCTATTGACGAAAGGGTAAAAATATCTCTTGCAGATTATGAAATCTCCATAGGAGATTATATACTGACTGGAGGAGAATTACCTGCTTTGGTTATAATAGATGCTATTACAAGATTGATTCCCAATGTCCTTGGGGATGAACATTCTGCTGAGGAAGAATCTTTTTCATGGGGGATACTCGATTATCCTCATTATACAAGACCGCAGATGTTCAGAAATATGGCTGTACCGGACGTCCTCTTGTCAGGCAATCATAAAGATATTAAGAGATGGAGGCGTAAGGAGGCTCTACGCAGGACAATAGAAAGAAGACCTGATCTTCTAAAAAAAATAAGACTTAATAAAGAAGACCAAGAATTATTAAGGGAAATAAAGGAGGAATTACTATGAACCTGCTAAACGCTGTTGAAGAAGGATTCAAAAAAGATATTCCAAAATTTAATGTGGGAGATACTGTCAGGATTTATGTGAAAGTTATTGAAGGTGATAAAGAAAGAATACAGCCTTTTGATGGCGTTGTTATTGCCAGACGAGGAAGCAATACACGCGAAACATTCACTGTTCGAAAGATATCTTTTGGTATTGGCATCGAACGAATCTTTCCTCTATTTTCTCCATCTATAGATAAGATCGAAGTTTTGAAAAAAGGTGATGTAAGAAGAGCAAAACTTTATTATCTAAGAGAAAAGAAAGGAAAATCTGCAAAGATAAAGGAAAAAGATAGGGTTTTTGAAGCAACCACTACCGAAAGTCAAACATTAGAAAGTTAAACTAATTTAATCACAAAAAACTGGCTCAAATGGATTAAGCTTTAATGGACTTTTACCAGTATGATGAAACCCTTAGAAAAAAGGGATTTAAGATAATCGCAGGCATTGATGAAGCTGGTAGAGGTCCACTTGCAGGTCCTGTAGTTGCTGCATCAGTTATTCTTAAAGAAGGCATAAAAATAGATGGATTGAGAGATTCAAAAAAAGTCTCTCCTAAAGATAGAGAAATTCTTTACAGTAAAATTAAGAAGACTTCTTTAGATATTGGAATAGGAATCGTTGATAATGAAGACATAGATAGGCTGAATATTTTAAAAGCTACAAGGTTAGCAATGCAACTTGCTGTTAATAATCTCTCAATACTACCCGACCTGCTTATAATCGATGCCCTTTCTTTACCACTAATCAAAATAAAACAGATTTCACCTATAAAAGGAGAGTCTGTTAGCGCTTCTGTTGCTGCTGCTTCAATTTTAGCAAAGGTTGTTAGAGACAGGATTATGCTTGATTATCATAAACAATATCCATGCTATAATTTTGAAAAACATAAAGGTTATTCTACAAAAGAACACCTTGAAATGATCCGACTCTATGGCCCCTGCCCTATCCATAGAAAAAGCTTTTGCAGGGTGATGACTCTCGATCTGCCGTTTTAAGTCATCTTATCAAATAAGTCTTTACAGTTTAGAAAACCAATAAATAACAATGTATCCAGCGATAAGCATTTTACTACCTTGCTATATTTGTCATTGCAAGCCCCGAAAGCATTCGGGGCATGGCAATCTTTTCTCGAACGACAAGATTCCTCTCACGAATCCCAAACGTTTTCGGAACTGTGCGTGGCAATCTGACTCCAGAACATGTATAATAATCAAGCCTGACCCCCGCTGTCTTTGACGTTATTGCATACCAGTATGTCTTCTGAGAAAATATTTCCAGTCATGATATTTTGATAAAACTTTCGATTCAAATAGAATTCTTTTTTCAGTATTTTTATCAACAAGAAGCAATCCGTTTTTTATTATCTGAAATAGAAAAACAGGTGAATCAAGATTGTTCAAAGATATAATTTGGACCTCTTTGCCTATCTCTCCTGATATTTCAGATTCAAGATAAAAGATAGTCCATTGAGGAAGTTTTTGCGGATATTTTTTAAAATAAATTGCAATATCCCAATCGCTTTTTTCATCTGCGGTACTTTTTGCCTGTGACCCAAATAAGTAGGCAAATTCAATGAACTTATTTCCTTTTAGTATCCTTTTTACGCTTTTTATTTTACCAATCATAGTTTATCAATAAAACTAATAAATCTTTTAGTATCATTTAATCCTGATTTTAAAAATCTTATCAATTCATTACTTGTATCTATCTGGTAATCGTGAGCAAGAAAATTTCTTAATCCAGCAATATAAACGAATTTTCTCGCAAAGCTTTTTGGAATAATTTTATAATCACCAAGTTTATATATGGAATCGCTATAGGTAGATGGTTTTGGAAGTCCTCTCATTGAAATAACAAGATCTGCAATATCAAGGGTTATCTCTGTGCAAAGATAAACTGAACGTTCTGTTATCTTTTTTGTCTCAACAGATATTTTAAGATTTTTTAGAAATTTTGTTCTGTTTGTCTCTAAATATAATACTTCCTCTTTAAGTCTTTCAAGTTTCCTGAAAAGAACCTCATTCATGGGCTATTATAGCATATGCAGTCTTCGTGGTTCTGGTTCCCCGGTTTTCATATTGCAAACAAGTTTTCTTATGAACGCTCAGAGCCGTTAGGTAAGACATTCGGGATTCCACGGTTTATACAATATGTGGCGGTATATCAAACCTGACAAGCTTCAGAGTTTCGTAAATCTGCCCTCGCCAAAAACGCTGAATTCTATTGAAGCTCGTGAATTTGGAATAAATTATCAGAGAAGAGGCTATTTCATTGAAGCAGAAATCGTTTATCGAAAGATACTGGAATCATATGAAGAAATAAAAATTTGAATGCCTTATCAAAAATAGTGGAATAGGAAATCATCTATTTAAAGCAATTTTAAATTTCCGTCTTTAAGTTCGTAAACTTTTTCTACAGCCTGATTTAAAAAATCATGATTATGTGTAATTATTATATATGTTTCAGCATAAGTTTTTAGGTAATCTAAAAAACGCCTTGTAGTAGTTTCATCAAGTCCTGTAGTAGGTTCATCAAGTAAGTAACATTCGGGCTGCATTGCTACAATAGTTGCCAATGCTACAAGTCTTTTCTCACCACCTGAGAGTCTATGAGTTATTTTTTTTTCATATCCATTAAGTCCCATTTTTTCACATGTTTCATGAACAATTCTATGAGCCTCTTCATGTGTTTTACCAAGGTTCAGTGGACCAAATGCTATATCTTCCTCTACAGTAGGGCAAAAGAGTTGGTCTTCCGAATCCTGAAAAAGTAGTCCTATCCGCTCCCTCACCTCTCTGAAATCTTTTTCCTCTTTTCTAATTCTTTTAAAGATCTCTATAGTCCCTGACTCAGGTTTCAAAAGACCCATGATTAAATGAAAAAGGGTTGTCTTTCCAGCACCATTAGGGCCAATCAATCCTATTTTATCGTGTTTCTGAACAGAGAATTCCAAGCCATTAAAAATTTTATTTCCGTTTGAATATCCAAAATGCAAATCTTTAATATGTAACATTATTTATCAGTTTGATACTGAAATTAATATTATTAAAATTGTAATAATAAACATCAGTAAACCGAAAAACACATCCTTATCGCTTAGACTAAAATGACTTACTATTGGGAATTTTCCCTTGAAACCCCTACATAGCATAGCATTGTAAATTCTTTGGGATCTATCAAAACTTTTAACAATAAGCATTCCGACAAGATATGCATAAGTCTTATATGTATGAATATTAGTTTTAGGTTTAAATGCCCTTACAGCTATTGCCTTTTTCAAACGTGAATACTCTTCATGCATAACACTTATGTATCGGTAAAAGAAAAAAAACAGGTATATAAGTTTCAGTGGAACTTTAAGGTGCACAAGGGCATGAGCAAGTGTAAAAACTTCTGATGTCCCAAGTATCGCAATCGTTGCTAAAACAATCGCATTGGCTTTAAGTGTCATTGAAAGGACAAAAAGCAAACCTTCACGGGTTGCATCTAATGGCCCTAAACTAAAAATAACTGCTCCGGGATAACTGAATGGAATAAACACCCACAAAAGAACAATGAATATGTTGACTACAAATAACCTTGATATTATCTTCTTTAAATCGATACGTGTAATAAAGATCATTATAATGGATATGAACAATGCAACTATCGGGCCATTTAAACCCTTCATTACAGCAATAATGAAAATATAAGGCATGAGGGAGATAAACTTAACCCTTGGGTCAAGTTTATGAAAAATAGAATTGCCCTCTGCAAACTCCTCAAGATGCATTATTAACGATTTACTTTACTTCTCTAATTTATTTTTTGATTGTATACTTCGTATAATATTTTTACTTTTGAAATAGAGAATTACTCCTAAAATACCAAAAATATAACCTATACCCCCAACTATCTCTGTTATTCCAGGTCTTTCCATCTTTTCAGCAATTGATGTTAGCATTTTTAAAACAGGCTGTAGTTTTTTATCTATAACTCTTTCAATAAGTGCTTCTAATTCTTCAATATCATATGCATTATACTCTTTTGATGAAGATATTTGCTCCTTTGTCTTAGTTTTTTCTTCCGATTCTTTCTCTTGTACAATTTTATCTTTTATGGCTTTTTGTTTTGATGATCTTTCATTTAGATTAGCTTCTGCTTTTCCTTTTTTTAAATCAGTGCCACCCATTGCTTCCTTTATCTCATCTTCTGTTACTGTAAATTCACTTTTATGTCCCATGCTGGCATTTAGCACGATTTTGATAGAAGTTATGCTTGGAATTTTAAATGAGAACTGTCCAT contains these protein-coding regions:
- the rpsP gene encoding 30S ribosomal protein S16 encodes the protein MVKIRLTRLGAHKRPFYRIVVADSRTRRDGPFIEILGTYDPLKEPSEVKLNFEKTKLWLQKGAQPTVIVKKLMQRAGL
- a CDS encoding KH domain-containing protein; the encoded protein is MMKELVEKMAKALVDRPEEVNVTEVDGEKTTVFELRVAPSDLGKVIGKQGKTARAMRTILSASGTKIGKRCVLEILE
- a CDS encoding ribonuclease HII translates to MDFYQYDETLRKKGFKIIAGIDEAGRGPLAGPVVAASVILKEGIKIDGLRDSKKVSPKDREILYSKIKKTSLDIGIGIVDNEDIDRLNILKATRLAMQLAVNNLSILPDLLIIDALSLPLIKIKQISPIKGESVSASVAAASILAKVVRDRIMLDYHKQYPCYNFEKHKGYSTKEHLEMIRLYGPCPIHRKSFCRVMTLDLPF
- the cbiQ gene encoding cobalt ECF transporter T component CbiQ — translated: MHLEEFAEGNSIFHKLDPRVKFISLMPYIFIIAVMKGLNGPIVALFISIIMIFITRIDLKKIISRLFVVNIFIVLLWVFIPFSYPGAVIFSLGPLDATREGLLFVLSMTLKANAIVLATIAILGTSEVFTLAHALVHLKVPLKLIYLFFFFYRYISVMHEEYSRLKKAIAVRAFKPKTNIHTYKTYAYLVGMLIVKSFDRSQRIYNAMLCRGFKGKFPIVSHFSLSDKDVFFGLLMFIITILIILISVSN
- the rplS gene encoding 50S ribosomal protein L19, with the protein product MNLLNAVEEGFKKDIPKFNVGDTVRIYVKVIEGDKERIQPFDGVVIARRGSNTRETFTVRKISFGIGIERIFPLFSPSIDKIEVLKKGDVRRAKLYYLREKKGKSAKIKEKDRVFEATTTESQTLES
- a CDS encoding nucleotidyltransferase domain-containing protein, with the translated sequence MIGKIKSVKRILKGNKFIEFAYLFGSQAKSTADEKSDWDIAIYFKKYPQKLPQWTIFYLESEISGEIGKEVQIISLNNLDSPVFLFQIIKNGLLLVDKNTEKRILFESKVLSKYHDWKYFLRRHTGMQ
- a CDS encoding DUF86 domain-containing protein; translation: MNEVLFRKLERLKEEVLYLETNRTKFLKNLKISVETKKITERSVYLCTEITLDIADLVISMRGLPKPSTYSDSIYKLGDYKIIPKSFARKFVYIAGLRNFLAHDYQIDTSNELIRFLKSGLNDTKRFISFIDKL
- a CDS encoding ABC transporter ATP-binding protein, yielding MLHIKDLHFGYSNGNKIFNGLEFSVQKHDKIGLIGPNGAGKTTLFHLIMGLLKPESGTIEIFKRIRKEEKDFREVRERIGLLFQDSEDQLFCPTVEEDIAFGPLNLGKTHEEAHRIVHETCEKMGLNGYEKKITHRLSGGEKRLVALATIVAMQPECYLLDEPTTGLDETTTRRFLDYLKTYAETYIIITHNHDFLNQAVEKVYELKDGNLKLL
- the trmD gene encoding tRNA (guanosine(37)-N1)-methyltransferase TrmD, translated to MKCDIITIFPEIFNAYFNEGIIKRALQRKIIEINVHNLRDFATDKHKTVDDYPYGGGSGMVMKPEPFFAAVEAICPEQSERRVIMLNPAGDKFSQDMASALSQESKRLIFLCGRYEAIDERVKISLADYEISIGDYILTGGELPALVIIDAITRLIPNVLGDEHSAEEESFSWGILDYPHYTRPQMFRNMAVPDVLLSGNHKDIKRWRRKEALRRTIERRPDLLKKIRLNKEDQELLREIKEELL